In Rhodanobacter denitrificans, a single window of DNA contains:
- a CDS encoding glutathione S-transferase encodes MRYELYYWTGIQGRGEFVRLALEDAGASYVDVAREEGDDAIVRYLDGVHEGALPFAPPFLKAGRLLIAQTANILQYLGPPLGLVPESESRRLYAHQLQLTIADLVAEVHDSHHPIASSLYYEDQRVEARRRAADLRETRLPKYLDYFEQVLERGGGEHALHGHSYVDLSLFQLISGLEYAYPRAMQRLAHKLPLLQALKQRVAGRPRLAAYLASPRRVPFNENGIFRHYPELDDPA; translated from the coding sequence ATGCGCTACGAGCTCTACTACTGGACCGGCATCCAGGGCCGCGGCGAGTTCGTGCGGCTGGCGCTGGAAGACGCCGGCGCCAGCTACGTCGATGTGGCCCGCGAGGAGGGCGACGACGCCATCGTGCGCTACCTCGACGGCGTGCACGAGGGTGCGCTGCCGTTCGCGCCGCCGTTCCTCAAGGCCGGCCGCCTGCTGATCGCGCAGACCGCAAACATCCTGCAGTATCTTGGCCCGCCGCTCGGCCTGGTGCCGGAAAGCGAGAGTCGGCGGCTGTACGCCCACCAGCTGCAGCTGACCATCGCCGACCTGGTCGCCGAGGTGCACGACTCGCATCACCCGATCGCCAGCAGCCTGTACTACGAGGACCAGCGCGTCGAGGCGCGCCGTCGCGCGGCTGACCTGCGCGAAACACGGCTGCCGAAATACCTGGACTATTTCGAGCAGGTGCTGGAACGCGGCGGCGGCGAGCATGCCCTGCATGGGCACTCCTACGTCGACCTTTCGCTGTTCCAGCTGATCAGCGGGCTGGAATATGCGTACCCGCGCGCCATGCAACGCCTCGCGCACAAGCTGCCGCTGCTGCAGGCGTTGAAACAGCGGGTGGCCGGGCGGCCACGCCTGGCGGCCTACCTGGCGTCGCCGCGACGGGTGCCGTTCAACGAAAACGGCATCTTCCGCCACTATCCGGAACTGGACGACCCGGCGTAG